One window of Pseudomonadota bacterium genomic DNA carries:
- a CDS encoding DUF6519 domain-containing protein, with translation MKTQISRNSHRPEQRYAGVYQQQGRMVTDADWNELMDIVRGQLEDALADLVQRGTPLEGGVLINDDLTIRPGVVYTSGGRAILPGVADVAYGAQPDLPRVPSLPDGEHVLYADVWQRSVTALEAPELVDPALHGADTTTRTQTLVQIKACPATIDPENPAENPSRGDARLDLDLRESTSRRDPCDPCAQVTSDADTGVGNYLFRLEVHQVHWSGGAVPVVDAVTLKWSSENGSEQCRAGDEPVGFVGAEWIYEFYDHDSERHLGRHWLSSAAYPRIGVLVADGYPNPVDHPADRPFVRRWDGYCVLRRSGSSWHLMEGQERGNALSVDPVGFDGGVNDTVKLSDQLEVHLTRLTLRLELQNRVFMAGDYWLAPVRELTHQAEGADGAVLVGGEPSGVEHHYLKLARVQMASGFPTAVARFDSDADRRRMEFPALTALRARDVGFEERCNELYHGAENVQQALDALCQINAADINYKVPTCPRDPREPPTVQSLLREALRGRWPDGDRDGKESVKDVLDALLCELDAAKLPFSNPCPTRFGTADNVQDALAALCEIPASEISYQPDPSCELSDQPDVTNVQAALDALCARPTGGGGGCRVSVGEQGGEFATVNEALKKLLDEGHRDLCLCLLPGEHAVQEPIEISVENLHLSITGCESSSSRLQFGSHSLSLEAGSVSFSRLGMDLSAVRTQAVIKAEQISFDAVTAFGFVAKTPLLVLDASDHLRLSDSRIEVHTAKAFELPKQILAPSGDWVRLFDTPDGAAFRRQILRPLGEMIALPANQRRAIVDEISRNVEAMANALSPPERASYAGFTQALAARRRPSLETLVKVTVLIRLAASGARVAPALVISNPTGAASLTANEILGITGIYGTPGNSAPSHNDISKLKELIESGQVTFATSDQDLRLHNNRFGRLSIAGESMEQLAGVIAAGGGEVTGLFATAYIAENRFLLPGNSVMAGGHSWNGNRFEYEMGWPDLGLNAGLVVGENATYVATCARHNDVVLTDATRRSSEAANLGISISS, from the coding sequence ATGAAGACCCAGATTTCCCGGAACAGTCACCGGCCGGAACAGCGTTACGCCGGCGTGTACCAGCAACAAGGGCGGATGGTGACCGATGCGGACTGGAATGAGCTGATGGACATCGTCCGCGGTCAGCTTGAGGACGCGCTGGCGGATCTGGTTCAGCGGGGCACACCGCTCGAAGGTGGCGTGCTCATCAACGACGACCTCACCATTCGACCGGGGGTGGTGTACACCAGCGGGGGGCGGGCCATTTTGCCGGGCGTTGCCGACGTGGCGTACGGCGCCCAGCCCGATCTGCCTCGGGTACCGTCTTTACCCGATGGCGAACACGTGTTGTACGCCGATGTGTGGCAGCGCAGCGTGACGGCGCTGGAAGCGCCGGAGTTGGTTGATCCGGCCCTGCATGGTGCCGACACCACCACCCGAACCCAGACGCTGGTTCAGATTAAAGCCTGTCCGGCGACGATCGATCCGGAAAACCCGGCCGAGAACCCAAGCCGGGGCGATGCCCGATTGGACTTGGACCTGCGTGAGAGTACCTCTCGGCGCGACCCCTGCGATCCGTGTGCCCAAGTGACCAGCGACGCCGATACGGGGGTGGGGAATTATCTGTTTCGACTCGAAGTACACCAGGTGCACTGGAGCGGCGGTGCTGTGCCGGTGGTGGACGCGGTAACCCTGAAATGGTCGAGTGAGAACGGCTCGGAACAATGTCGGGCCGGGGACGAGCCGGTGGGCTTTGTCGGTGCCGAGTGGATCTATGAGTTCTACGACCACGACAGCGAGCGTCATTTGGGACGTCATTGGCTGAGCTCGGCCGCCTATCCGCGTATCGGGGTGTTGGTTGCGGACGGTTATCCCAATCCCGTCGATCATCCGGCGGATCGGCCGTTCGTCCGGCGTTGGGACGGTTACTGTGTGCTTCGCCGCAGCGGCTCGAGTTGGCATCTCATGGAAGGTCAGGAGCGGGGCAACGCCTTGAGCGTGGACCCGGTGGGCTTCGACGGCGGGGTCAACGATACGGTGAAGCTCAGCGACCAGTTGGAAGTCCACCTCACCCGCTTGACCTTGCGTTTGGAGCTTCAGAACCGCGTCTTTATGGCGGGTGATTACTGGTTGGCTCCGGTGCGTGAATTGACCCATCAGGCCGAAGGTGCCGACGGTGCGGTGTTGGTCGGCGGCGAACCCAGCGGCGTGGAACACCACTACCTGAAACTGGCCCGTGTGCAAATGGCCAGTGGCTTCCCCACGGCGGTGGCGCGTTTTGACAGTGACGCCGATCGGCGCCGGATGGAATTCCCGGCGCTGACGGCATTGCGGGCCCGGGATGTGGGGTTTGAAGAACGATGCAACGAGTTGTATCACGGCGCCGAGAATGTCCAGCAGGCCCTGGATGCGCTCTGCCAAATCAATGCCGCGGACATCAACTATAAGGTGCCGACCTGCCCCAGAGACCCGCGTGAGCCGCCCACGGTTCAGTCGCTACTGCGAGAGGCATTGCGTGGGCGTTGGCCGGATGGGGACCGGGACGGTAAAGAATCCGTCAAGGATGTGTTGGATGCCTTGTTGTGCGAACTGGACGCGGCCAAACTGCCGTTTTCCAACCCCTGTCCGACACGCTTCGGCACAGCCGACAACGTGCAGGACGCCTTGGCGGCCCTGTGTGAGATTCCGGCCTCGGAAATTAGTTATCAGCCTGATCCGTCCTGTGAATTGTCGGATCAACCGGACGTCACCAATGTGCAGGCGGCGCTGGATGCGCTCTGTGCCCGCCCGACGGGTGGGGGCGGCGGTTGCCGGGTGAGTGTCGGCGAACAGGGCGGGGAGTTTGCCACCGTCAATGAAGCTCTTAAAAAGTTACTGGACGAAGGCCATCGCGACCTGTGCCTGTGTCTGCTGCCGGGCGAGCACGCCGTGCAGGAACCCATCGAGATTTCCGTGGAGAATTTGCACCTGAGCATCACCGGGTGCGAATCATCGTCCAGTCGCCTGCAGTTCGGTTCCCACAGCCTGTCGCTTGAAGCGGGGTCGGTGAGTTTCAGTCGGCTGGGCATGGATCTGTCTGCGGTGCGCACACAAGCGGTGATCAAGGCCGAACAAATCAGCTTCGATGCCGTCACGGCATTCGGTTTTGTGGCAAAAACGCCGCTGCTCGTTCTGGATGCCAGCGATCATTTGCGCCTGAGCGATTCGCGGATCGAGGTGCATACGGCCAAGGCCTTCGAGTTGCCCAAGCAAATCTTGGCACCTTCAGGCGATTGGGTGCGCCTGTTCGACACGCCGGACGGCGCTGCGTTTCGCCGGCAAATCCTTCGGCCTTTAGGGGAAATGATCGCACTCCCGGCCAATCAGCGGCGGGCCATCGTCGATGAAATTTCGCGAAACGTCGAAGCTATGGCCAACGCGCTCAGTCCGCCGGAACGCGCGAGCTACGCGGGCTTTACCCAAGCCCTGGCCGCCCGTCGTCGACCGTCGCTGGAAACTTTGGTAAAGGTAACGGTATTGATTCGCCTGGCCGCCAGCGGCGCGCGCGTGGCGCCCGCGCTGGTGATTTCCAACCCCACGGGGGCGGCCTCCCTGACGGCCAACGAGATTTTGGGCATCACCGGTATTTACGGAACACCGGGCAACAGCGCACCGTCGCACAACGACATCAGCAAGCTGAAAGAACTGATTGAATCGGGTCAGGTGACGTTCGCCACCAGCGATCAGGATCTCCGGTTACACAACAATCGCTTCGGTCGCTTGTCCATTGCGGGCGAGTCCATGGAACAACTCGCCGGCGTGATTGCCGCGGGCGGGGGCGAAGTGACGGGGTTGTTCGCCACCGCCTACATCGCTGAGAATCGATTCCTCTTGCCCGGCAACAGCGTGATGGCCGGTGGACACAGTTGGAACGGCAATCGTTTCGAGTACGAAATGGGTTGGCCCGATTTGGGCCTGAACGCCGGTTTGGTGGTAGGAGAAAATGCCACCTACGTGGCCACTTGCGCCCGGCACAACGACGTTGTGCTCACCGACGCGACCCGGCGCTCGTCGGAGGCGGCGAATCTGGGTATTTCCATTAGCTCCTGA
- a CDS encoding DUF4157 domain-containing protein, with product MSKLCQARSDLNRPGGATRTVKASRSGVYGKGRERVQRILAEGFPDGAQAQPIRRGASGGDALFRQPLTPDRTGGVIRPYRVDDTDREFLVTPQAKGAEPSSQAQTPVEAEEEIPVQRKAGSSSQQGGTLSGAQESNVRSLAAGGEPLNQTTRSFFEPRMGTDLGDVRVHADARSGQLAQQLNARAFAYGQHVVFAPGEYQPESTAGRRLLAHELTHVLQQRDAEPAAQPIRREVAHWYSPWLQDFEYGSGSSFVPINVELGSARDVDSGWTRDATSSALLAGVTALSGAIISKRLGAWFLGAGLAAYSAYEGVHVEERVWGKLIDFHEWYGRYRVNVVTGNTVAVDFHGVGPTQTTLMIPYYFQERVADADGNSLYEHTRFEMNIPGVPALPPAFPEHSYGDFD from the coding sequence ATGTCCAAGCTGTGCCAAGCGCGAAGTGACTTGAACCGGCCGGGTGGGGCAACCCGAACGGTCAAGGCGTCTCGCAGCGGGGTCTATGGCAAAGGCCGCGAGCGGGTCCAACGCATCCTCGCCGAGGGTTTTCCGGATGGGGCACAAGCCCAACCCATCCGCCGGGGTGCTTCGGGAGGCGACGCACTTTTCCGCCAGCCACTGACGCCGGATCGTACCGGCGGAGTGATTCGCCCGTATCGGGTGGACGATACGGACCGCGAGTTTCTGGTCACTCCCCAAGCGAAGGGCGCGGAACCGTCATCCCAAGCCCAAACGCCAGTCGAGGCGGAAGAAGAAATCCCGGTCCAACGCAAAGCGGGTTCGTCATCCCAGCAGGGAGGAACGTTGAGCGGGGCGCAGGAAAGTAATGTCCGCTCGCTCGCGGCGGGCGGCGAGCCGCTCAATCAAACGACCCGGTCGTTTTTCGAACCCCGCATGGGCACGGATTTGGGTGATGTCAGGGTGCATGCCGACGCTCGCAGCGGGCAATTAGCCCAGCAACTGAACGCGCGGGCCTTCGCATATGGTCAACACGTGGTGTTCGCGCCGGGCGAGTATCAGCCGGAGTCTACGGCCGGGCGGCGACTGCTCGCCCATGAGTTGACCCATGTGCTTCAGCAGCGGGATGCCGAACCCGCGGCCCAACCCATACGCCGCGAGGTGGCCCATTGGTACTCACCCTGGCTGCAGGATTTTGAATACGGTTCGGGCAGTTCGTTCGTGCCCATTAACGTTGAGCTGGGCTCGGCGAGGGATGTGGATTCGGGTTGGACTCGCGATGCGACCAGCTCGGCACTGCTCGCCGGGGTAACGGCTCTGAGCGGTGCCATTATCAGCAAGCGACTGGGGGCGTGGTTCCTCGGCGCTGGGCTGGCCGCCTATTCCGCCTACGAAGGCGTCCACGTCGAGGAGCGGGTGTGGGGCAAATTGATCGATTTTCACGAGTGGTACGGCCGCTACCGCGTGAATGTCGTAACGGGCAATACCGTCGCGGTGGATTTCCACGGGGTCGGTCCCACGCAAACGACCCTGATGATTCCGTATTACTTCCAGGAGCGTGTGGCCGATGCCGACGGCAATTCCTTGTACGAGCATACGCGCTTTGAGATGAACATTCCCGGTGTGCCCGCGTTGCCGCCCGCCTTTCCCGAGCACAGCTACGGCGACTTCGATTGA
- a CDS encoding phage tail protein: MADPTGTRQRPQTRAGAQLYGLLPAVYRDRDNASPEDTGDLAKFLDAAGLLLDQIRATLDQRLADAFPDNPPQGEACQSWLLPYFAQSLDVRLVSPEADGQRDEVAYAVRWRQRKGTLAVVEQIAQAVSQTEVEIQEGWRRVAMTARIGTPVLPAVAFGEPDVAPRTPAGFAAQPGLPAVTVDMRQTSGAMRIDDRSHPMARISRFGDQTVVWRQAHPRGAPCRPNSYQDVSLRTPDMRTASWREGHMHPRRILLYVPPWHGFFDPDWANRAVGDVQLSDLLPPDQPPVLEDVIVDGTLTVDVDDAVLRRCAVRELVVARAAAEETRVITAEDCLFQRVRVKHGTAQLVYCTVLEIAAFERVNASDCLFAGRLIIVGSDRQSCIRYSRIPPDAPLGKLRLYAGSGETNTRDLPVFNQTPVCESRDDRRVPGWEPSRFGQSGCGVLHPATPASIARGAEDGGEMGAYHHRHHRLREDAVLEKLHDYLPVGLEAVVIPDAHLHQIPPGETIIVDEDGS, translated from the coding sequence ATGGCTGATCCCACCGGTACGCGCCAGCGACCCCAAACCCGTGCGGGAGCGCAGCTTTATGGGCTACTACCGGCGGTTTACCGGGATCGAGATAACGCCAGTCCGGAAGATACGGGTGATTTGGCGAAGTTTCTCGACGCCGCCGGGCTACTGCTGGATCAGATTCGGGCCACGCTGGATCAGCGGCTGGCCGACGCCTTTCCGGACAACCCACCGCAAGGCGAAGCCTGTCAGTCCTGGCTGTTGCCGTATTTTGCCCAATCGCTGGACGTGCGTTTGGTGTCCCCCGAGGCCGACGGTCAGCGCGACGAAGTGGCCTACGCCGTGCGTTGGCGTCAGCGCAAAGGCACTTTGGCGGTGGTGGAGCAAATCGCCCAGGCCGTCAGCCAGACCGAGGTGGAAATTCAGGAGGGCTGGCGGCGTGTGGCCATGACCGCCCGGATCGGCACCCCGGTATTACCGGCGGTGGCGTTCGGCGAGCCGGATGTGGCGCCCCGCACGCCGGCCGGCTTTGCCGCTCAACCCGGTTTGCCCGCCGTCACGGTGGATATGCGGCAGACCTCCGGGGCAATGCGGATTGACGACCGGTCTCACCCGATGGCTCGGATATCCCGCTTTGGCGACCAAACCGTGGTGTGGCGCCAAGCGCATCCGCGAGGCGCTCCTTGTCGGCCGAACAGCTACCAGGATGTGTCGCTGCGCACACCGGATATGCGCACGGCGTCCTGGCGCGAGGGTCACATGCATCCGCGCCGGATCTTGCTCTACGTGCCGCCCTGGCACGGCTTCTTCGACCCCGATTGGGCCAACCGGGCGGTGGGCGATGTCCAATTGTCCGATTTGCTCCCGCCGGATCAGCCGCCGGTGCTGGAAGATGTCATCGTCGATGGCACGCTGACGGTGGATGTGGACGATGCCGTGCTCCGCCGCTGCGCCGTCCGTGAGTTGGTGGTGGCCCGGGCGGCGGCGGAAGAGACACGGGTGATCACGGCTGAGGATTGCCTGTTCCAGCGGGTTCGGGTGAAACACGGCACGGCGCAGTTGGTCTATTGCACAGTCTTGGAAATCGCCGCGTTTGAGCGGGTTAACGCCAGCGACTGTTTGTTTGCCGGCCGGCTGATCATTGTCGGTTCCGATCGGCAAAGCTGTATTCGCTACTCGCGCATACCGCCCGATGCACCCCTGGGAAAACTGCGGCTGTATGCCGGCAGCGGCGAGACCAACACCCGGGACTTGCCGGTTTTCAATCAAACGCCGGTGTGTGAATCGCGCGATGACCGCCGGGTGCCGGGCTGGGAGCCGAGTCGCTTTGGCCAATCCGGTTGCGGCGTGTTGCACCCGGCCACCCCGGCGAGCATCGCCCGCGGCGCCGAGGATGGTGGTGAGATGGGGGCCTACCACCACCGCCACCATCGCCTGCGCGAAGACGCGGTTTTGGAAAAGCTTCACGACTACCTGCCGGTGGGGTTGGAGGCCGTCGTGATACCCGACGCGCATCTGCACCAGATTCCGCCGGGGGAAACAATAATAGTTGACGAGGACGGATCATGA